Proteins from one Hoplias malabaricus isolate fHopMal1 chromosome 2, fHopMal1.hap1, whole genome shotgun sequence genomic window:
- the gtf3c3 gene encoding general transcription factor 3C polypeptide 3, protein MSESSPELNDYLEGKISFEEFERRREERKAKRKGDGDDGSDENGAMEQDDAVPSTSKQIPRAAWQQQTESVEEGVSPCVQKVFASMLSEALEEIVDEDMDEDVDDDGEWRDIGEDDAEDDDDAGGGSEVTPGDVFALEMELNRENKKMMKERRPRSKLPRALRGLMGEANIRYARGDKDDAILMCMEIIRQAPLAYEPFSTLAMIYEDQGDMEKALQFGLIAAHLNPSDCEEWVKLADLSLEQDNVKQAIICYTKAIKYDQSNVRYLWERSSLYEQVGEHKQAMDGYRRILSLLPPTDGEQFMQLSRDMAKSYYESNELPSAIGVIEEALERHPELVTHECVNMAAELYIANHQYSKALEVLMKFCDVTLKRETAKRERIEARPEEEEEQRDEKKEDTVEAGGEVLEVMVPDDTPVDIKVKLMVCLIHQSVFKPLDPMLTSLMEQSPEEMGDLYLDVAEAFMDEGEYNSALPLLSALVCSERYNLAVVWLRHAECLKALGHLEVAVNSYSKVVEMAPLHLEARLALSTLQQQLGRPNCALKALEPMYDPDTLAQDSSAAQQELKLLLHRSTLLRSQGRTEDYIDALLTMLSMLLKVAMVRAQVCLVSSGSSGTKHLRLIKVSRNKLSEIEDQEAAYLDVTGKTSVLSREDWWRLLLQCLDALCEENRFAEAELLVDSSLEFYSFYDDRVKRKELEYLGLSAAFLDRNFRKAYDYIRLMLMCSVERAQLWNVFNQVTLHSQDVRHHRFCLRLMLKNPENHALCLLNGHTSLVSGTFKHALGQYMQAFRNQPNDPLHSLCVGLTFFHMASQKFVVKRHPLVLQGFSFLWRYVDLRGHCQESLYNLGRALHQLGLTHLAIHYYQKALSFPPLRLEGIDEDQVDLRREIAFNLSLICQASGNKEMARYYIYTYCTI, encoded by the exons ATGTCGGAGTCCAGCCCGGAGCTGAATGACTACCTGGAGGGGAAGATCTCCTTCGAGGAGTTTGAGAGGcgcagagaggagagaaaagcgAAAAGAAAG GGCGATGGAGATGACGGCTCTGATGAAAATGGCGCCATGGAGCAGGACGATGCTGTCCCGAGCACTTCAAAACAGATCCCCAGAGCGGCTTGGCAACAACAGACCG AAAGTGTAGAAGAGGGGGTCAGCCCTTGTGTCCAGAAGGTTTTCGCCTCGATGCTCAGTGAAGCACTGGAGGAGATCGTGGACGAAGACATGGACGAGGATGTTGACGACGATGgggaatggagggatattggGGAAGATGATgctgaggatgatgatgacGCTGGGGGCGGTAGTGAAGTCACTCCAGGGGATGTCTTCGCCCTGGAGATGGAGCTGAACCGGGAAAATAAGAAGATGATGAAG GAAAGGCGCCCCCGCAGTAAACTCCCCCGTGCCCTCCGAGGGTTAATGGGAGAGGCTAACATCCGCTACGCTCGGGGCGACAAAGACGACGCCATCCTGATGTGCATGGAGATCATTCGCCAAG CTCCTCTGGCCTATGAGCCTTTCTCCACGCTGGCGATGATCTACGAGGATCAGGGCGACATGGAGAAGGCTCTGCAGTTCGGACTCATTGCGGCTCATCTGAACCCCAGCGACTGCGAGGAGTGGGTCAAACTGGCCGACCTGTCGCTGGAGCAGGACAACGTCAAACAGGCCATCATCTGCTACACAAAAG CGATTAAGTACGACCAGAGTAATGTACGTTATCTCTGGGAGCGTTCCAGCCTCTACGAGCAGGTGGGGGAACACAAACAAGCCATGGACGGTTACAGGCGCATCCTCAGTCTGCTGCCCCCTACTGACGGAGAGCAGTTTATGCAGCTGTCTCGAGACATGGCCAA GAGTTACTATGAGAGTAATGAGTTACCCTCGGCTATCGGGGTGATTGAGGAGGCTCTGGAACGACACCCTGAACTGGTCACTCACGAGTGTGTTAACATGGCTGCTGAGCTCTACATCGCCAACCACCAGTACAGCAAAGCCTTAGAG GTTTTGATGaagttttgtgatgtcacactgAAGCGAGAGACGGCCAAGCGAGAGCGGATTGAAGCCAGAcctgaggaggaagaggaacagAGGGATGAGAAGAAAGAGGACACAGTAGAAGCAGGAG GGGAAGTTCTGGAGGTCATGGTGCCTGATGATACTCCGGTGGACATCAAAGTGAAGCTTATGGTCTGTTTGATCCACCAGAGTGTCTTCAAACCCCTGGAT CCCATGCTGACGTCTCTGATGGAGCAGAGCCCGGAGGAGATGGGCGACCTGTACCTGGACGTTGCCGAGGCCTTCATGGACGAGGGGGAGTATAACTCGGCGCTGCCCCTCCTTTCTGCCCTCGTCTGCTCCGAGAGATACAACCTGGCCGTAGTGTGGCTCCGTCACGCGG AGTGTCTGAAGGCCCTGGGTCATTTGGAGGTGGCTGTAAACAGCTACAGTAAAGTTGTGGAGATGGCCCCTCTGCATCTGGAGGCTCGTCTGGCTCTGTCCACTCTGCAGCAGCAGCTGGGAAGACCCAACTGTGCCCTTAAGGCTCTGGAGCCAATGTACGACCCGGACACGCTGGCCCAGGACTCCTCAGCAGCCCAGCAG GAGCTGAAACTGTTGCTGCACCGCTCCACACTGCTCCGCTCACAGGGACGGACCGAGGACTATATCGATGCCCTGCTCACCATGCTCTCCATGCTGCTGAAG GTGGCGATGGTGAGAGCTCAGGTGTGTCTGGTATCCAGTGGCTCGTCTGGAACCAAGCACCTGCGCCTCATCAAAGTGTCCCGTAACAAGCTGTCTGAGATCGAGGACCAGGAGGCGGCGTACCTGGACGTGACAG gtAAGACCAGTGTTTTGTCCCGAGAGGACTGGTGGAGGCTGCTGCTGCAGTGTCTGGACGCTCTGTGTGAGGAGAATCGATTCGCTGAGGCCGAGCTGCTCGTCGACTCCTCTCTGGAGTTCTACTCTTTCTACGACGACCGAGTCAAGCGCAAGGAGCTGGAGTACCTCGGCCTGTCCGCCGCCTTCCTGGACCGCAACTTCCGCAAAGCCTACGACTACATCAG gTTGATGCTGATGTGCAGTGTGGAGCGAGCTCAGCTGTGGAACGTATTCAATCAGGTGACGCTGCATTCGCAGGACGTTCGTCATCACCGCTTCTGTCTGCGTCTGATGCTGAAGAACCCGGAGAACCACGCCCTCTGCCTCCTTAACGGACACACGTCACTAGTGTCCGGAACCTTCAAACACGCCCTCG GTCAGTACATGCAGGCCTTCAGGAACCAGCCCAACGACCCTCTGcacagtctgtgtgtgggtctcaccttcttccacatggcCTCGCAGAAGTTTGTCGTGAAAAGGCACCCCCTGGTTCTGCAG GGTTTCTCGTTCCTGTGGCGGTACGTGGACCTGAGGGGTCATTGTCAGGAGAGTTTGTATAATTTGGGCCGTGCTCTTCACCAGCTCGGCCTGACCCACCTGGCCATTCACTACTATCAGAAAGCCCTGAGCTTCCCTCCGCTCAGACTGGAG GGGATTGACGAGGACCAGGTGGATCTACGCAGAGAGATCGCCTTTAACCTCTCTCTGATTTGCCAGGCTAGCGGCAACAAGGAGATGGCGCGCTACTACATCTACACTTACTGTACCATCTAA